ACTTAATATTGACGGCAAGGCTCTTTTTGAGTCGATAGTTTAGTTTCCTAAACCTTCATGATGTCGATCTCTTTAAGCTCGACAAAACGTTCACATTTTTTGGTGTACTCGTTCGTGTAGTTTTGTATTTGATCTTCGGAATCTTTTGCGCTGTCTTCGGATAATCCGTCTGCTTTAAGCTTCTTAATCATCTCATTTGCATCTTTACGAGCGTTTCGGATACTTACTTTAGAATTCTCGCCTTCAGCTTTACTTTGTTTAACTAGCTCCCTTCTTCTTTCTTCCGTTAACATTGGAACGCTAATCATAATTAGTTCACCATTGTTTTGAGGATTCAAACCTAGATTAGCATGCATAATACCTTTTTCGATGGGCTCTAACATTTCTTTTTCCCATGGTTGGATGGATATCGTTCTGCCATCTGGTGTATTAACATTGGCTACTTGATTCAGCGGTGTTTGCGAACCATAGTAATCTACAAAGACGCTATCGAGCATTGAAGGAGTGGCTTTACCCGCTCGGATTTTTGACAATTCTGTTTCTAAACTGCTCATAGTACGACGCATTTGATCTTGTACGTCATCGAATATCATTTCTAATTCGTCTTCCACAATAATAATTTTATACTTCTACAATTGTTCCTATAGATTCTCCTTCTACAACTTTTAGCAAGTTGCCCTTCACATTAATATCAAAAACAATAATAGGCAACTTGTTCTCTTTACACAAGGTAAAAGAAGTCATATCCATTACGTTAAGTCCTTTTTCATATACTTCCTTGAAGCTGATTGTTTCGTATTTCGTTGCGTCGCTATTTTTCATAGGGTCCGACGTATAGATACCATCAACTTTGGTTCCTTTAACGATTACATCCGCTTCTACTTCTATGGCTCTTAAACTTGCTGCTGTGTCTGTGGTGAAATATGGGTTTCCTGTACCCGCGCCGAATATTACAACTCGTCCTTTCTCAAGGTGACGAACTGCCTTTCTTCTTATAAATGGTTCTGCTATTTGTTCCATTTTTATGGCTGACATAAGCCTTGTATTAACATCTAATATTTCTAGAGAACTCTGTAATGCCATGCTATTGATCATTGTAGCTAGCATACCCATGTAGTCTCCTTGAGTTCTCTCCATTCCACCTTCTTCCGCTTGAACTCCTCTGAATATATTTCCTCCTCCGATAACGATAGCTACTTCTAGCCCAAGATCTACTATGCTTTTAATTTCCTCAGCATAGAGTTTTAGTTTGTTGTTATCAATACCAAATTGTTGATCACCCATGAGCGCCTCACCACTCAGCTTTAGTAGAATCCTTTTGTACTTCATAAACTTAAAAATAAGACAAAAAAAAAGAGAGAATAAATTCTCTCTCTCTTTTTTAATCCAATGCCATTCTTTTAAAAGAACTGACCGTTAAGCCAGACTCAATGTCTGTCAGGAACTGCCCTACAGATTTCTTATTGTCTTTAATAAAAGCTTGATTGAGTAAAGTGTTCTCTTTGTAGAACTTGCCAAGCTTACCCATGGCAATTTTCTCAAGCATTTCTTCTGGCTTACCAGATTCTTTTGCTTGTTCTTTACCTACTGCTATTTCTCTATCAATAATACTTTGCTCTACATCGTCTTTATCGATAGCTATAGGAGACATCGCTGCAATTTGCATTGCAACATCTCTTCCTGCCTCGTCAAGTTCGCCAGCATTACTTAGTGCTACAATTGAAGCTATTCTGTTTCCAGGATGATTATAGGCGCAAACTTTTGGAGAAACGTGAAGCTCTAATCTTGATACTTCGATTTTCTCGCCTACTTTACCTATCTCTTCTGTAATTCTTTCTTGAACTGATTGCGAACCATTAAGAAGAGTAGAAGCCATTAGTTCTGCAGCATTCATTGAACCATTCTCAACTGCTGTTTCTAAAATTTCGTTTGCAAATGCTCCGAATGAATCATTTTTAGCAACGAAATCAGTTTCGCAGTTTAGAATCATAATGATCCCTTTACTACCATCAGCACTTGTTTTAGCTAAAACTAAACCTTCAGATGCATCTTTGTCACCTCTTTTAGCTGCAACTTTCTGTCCTTTCTTTCTAAGAAAATCGATTGCTTTTTCATAATCGCCGTTAGCCTCAACCAATGCGTTTTTACAATCCATCATTCCTGCGCCAGACTTTTGTCTAAGCTCGTTTACTTGACTTGCTGTAATTGCCATGTCTTAATAAAATTTAAAATGTAACTAGAGTGGCTGTTATGCCTTTGCTTCTTTACTTGGAGCGTCTTTTTTGTCTGCTTTTTTAGGAGCAGTAGTTTTAGCAACAGGCTTCTTAGTAGCAGCTTTTTTCTTAGGCGCTTCCTTTTTTTCTACTGTTTCAGTCTTAAGTTCATCTTTTACTGGTGCAGCAGCTTTAGGAGCTTCTTCTTTCTTCTCTATTCTCTTCTTTGGCTTGTCAGAACTTTCTTTATCTACACTTCTTTCAGACAATCCTTCCTTAATAGCGTTTGAAACGATATCCATCAATTTCGTGATAGACTTTGTTGAATCATCATTAGCAGGTATTGCGAAATCTACAGAAGTAGGATCACTATTAGTATCTGTTAATGCGAATGTTACCAGGTTAAGTTTTTTAGATTCTGCAAGAGCAATGTGTTCTTTTGTTATATCGACAATAAAGATTGCTGCAGGTAATCTTGTAAGTCCAGTAATGCTACCAAAGTCTTTTTCCAATTTAGCTCTTTGACGAATAATCATCAATCGCTCTTTCTTAGAAATACTTTTAAATTTTTCTTCATGAACCAACTTGTCGATAGTAGCCATCTTTCTAATTGCTTTTCTAATAGTAGAAAAGTTAGTTAGCATTCCTCCAGGCCATCTTTCAGTTACATACGGCATGTTAACCGCGCCGATTTTCTCAGCAATAATTTCTTTCGCTTGCTTTTTTGTAGCAACAAAAAGAACTTTTTTGCCAGATTTTGCTATTTGTTTTAGAGCAGCACAAGCTTCATCTAATTTAGCAACGGTTTTATTAAGGTCTATTATATGAATACCTTTTCTTTCCATGAAAATGTACGGAGACATTTTAGGATTCCACTTTCTTTTAAGGTGACCAAAATGTACACCTGCCTCAAGTAATTCTTTATAGTTTGTTCTTGCCATACTGCTTCTAGATAGTGCTTAACGCTTGCTAAATTGAGATTTCTTTCTTGCTTTTCTTCGACCCGGTTTCTTTCTTTCAACCATTCTTGGATCTCTTTTCAATAGTCTTTCTGCCTTAAGATTAGGTTTATTGTCTTCACTAATTGCAACAAGTGCTCTAGAAATACCTAACTGAATAGCTTCGGCTTGACCATTAATACCACCACCTTTAACGTTTATATTAACGTCCATTTTTTTTGCTAAATCAACAACAGTAAGAGGAAAACTAACTTTGTTTTGCAAAACGGCTGTAGGGAAATAAACCTTCAAGTCCTTTTTGTTGACAACGATTTTACCCTTCCCTGGTGTCAAATAAACACGTGCTACTGAAGTTTTTCTTCGGCCTAATGCGT
The genomic region above belongs to Flavobacteriales bacterium and contains:
- the rpsI gene encoding 30S ribosomal protein S9 yields the protein MEAVNALGRRKTSVARVYLTPGKGKIVVNKKDLKVYFPTAVLQNKVSFPLTVVDLAKKMDVNINVKGGGINGQAEAIQLGISRALVAISEDNKPNLKAERLLKRDPRMVERKKPGRRKARKKSQFSKR
- a CDS encoding elongation factor Ts, with the protein product MAITASQVNELRQKSGAGMMDCKNALVEANGDYEKAIDFLRKKGQKVAAKRGDKDASEGLVLAKTSADGSKGIIMILNCETDFVAKNDSFGAFANEILETAVENGSMNAAELMASTLLNGSQSVQERITEEIGKVGEKIEVSRLELHVSPKVCAYNHPGNRIASIVALSNAGELDEAGRDVAMQIAAMSPIAIDKDDVEQSIIDREIAVGKEQAKESGKPEEMLEKIAMGKLGKFYKENTLLNQAFIKDNKKSVGQFLTDIESGLTVSSFKRMALD
- the rpsB gene encoding 30S ribosomal protein S2, coding for MARTNYKELLEAGVHFGHLKRKWNPKMSPYIFMERKGIHIIDLNKTVAKLDEACAALKQIAKSGKKVLFVATKKQAKEIIAEKIGAVNMPYVTERWPGGMLTNFSTIRKAIRKMATIDKLVHEEKFKSISKKERLMIIRQRAKLEKDFGSITGLTRLPAAIFIVDITKEHIALAESKKLNLVTFALTDTNSDPTSVDFAIPANDDSTKSITKLMDIVSNAIKEGLSERSVDKESSDKPKKRIEKKEEAPKAAAPVKDELKTETVEKKEAPKKKAATKKPVAKTTAPKKADKKDAPSKEAKA
- the frr gene encoding ribosome recycling factor → MEDELEMIFDDVQDQMRRTMSSLETELSKIRAGKATPSMLDSVFVDYYGSQTPLNQVANVNTPDGRTISIQPWEKEMLEPIEKGIMHANLGLNPQNNGELIMISVPMLTEERRRELVKQSKAEGENSKVSIRNARKDANEMIKKLKADGLSEDSAKDSEDQIQNYTNEYTKKCERFVELKEIDIMKV
- a CDS encoding UMP kinase, with product MKYKRILLKLSGEALMGDQQFGIDNNKLKLYAEEIKSIVDLGLEVAIVIGGGNIFRGVQAEEGGMERTQGDYMGMLATMINSMALQSSLEILDVNTRLMSAIKMEQIAEPFIRRKAVRHLEKGRVVIFGAGTGNPYFTTDTAASLRAIEVEADVIVKGTKVDGIYTSDPMKNSDATKYETISFKEVYEKGLNVMDMTSFTLCKENKLPIIVFDINVKGNLLKVVEGESIGTIVEV